The sequence GTCTTCCCTGTCCTCAGTACCGCGTATGCCGTGCTCGGGGGCGAACAGCATGGTAAGGGTTACGTTCGCCTTCCGGGCCCTGGGGCTCCGAAGCAGATCGATATCGGATTCGCCCTTCTCGTTGACTCCCGTCTGGTTGGTAAGCAGTCCTATCTTCTTGCCGCGAATCAGCTCGATGCTGTCGCTGAGCAGGACACTGATGCCTGGCCGAACCTTCGCTCTGGCGAGCTCATCGGGAGGGTCCAGCCTCTTGCTGGTGACGGTGCACCCCGTTGCTAGAAGCAGAAATCCCAACCCTGAGAAAAAGCATCGCGCCATTGCTGTCACCGTCGTAAGTTGACCTTCGTCTTGTCTCATACCTAATCATACATATGCGCGTTCCCCTTTGCTCGCGCGCGCCTTCCATCCAGCCATGACACTCACCGCGATCGACTGGGCGATCATCGCCGCCTACTTTCTCGTCACGACAGTCGTCGGACTCATATTCACCAAACGCGGCGGGGAAAGTCTCGACGAGTATTTCCTCTCGGGACGAAGCGTACCATGGTGGCTCGCCGGCGCTTCGATGGTGGCGACCACGTTTGCCGCTGACACTCCCCTCGTAGTAACGGGCCTCGTGGCGTCGCGAGGTGTGGCGGGCAACTGGCTGTGGTGGAGCATGGTGATGAGCGGCATGCTCACGGTGTTTTTCTTCGCCCGGCTCTGGCGCCGGGCAAACGTCCTCACCGACGTGGAATTCGCGGAAGTCCGGTACGGAGGCGAGGGCGCTTCCTTCCTCAGAGGATTTCGCGCCATCTACCTTGCCATTCCCATCAACCTGATCATCCTTGGCTGGGTGACGCGGGCAATGATCAAGGTCCTGACGATTTCGCTTGGCGTTTCACCATATGTGGCGGTTGGAATCTGCTTCGTGATCACTGTCGTCTACTCTACCGCCGCCGGTCTTCGCGCGGTTCTCTGGACCGACCTGTTGCAGTTCATCATCATGATGTCGGCGGTGATACTGCTTGCTTTCTTCGTGGTGGATGCTGTCGGTGGCATGGGTGCACTCAAGACGGGAGTCATTGCTCACTTCGGAAGCGAGGCGGCGGCGATCGGCGTGATGCCGGTGTCAGTTACTTCCGAAGGGCTGACGGCGTACGCCTGGATGCCGCTGTTGACGCTGGCGGTTTTTCTGTCGGTGCAGTGGTGGGCTGCATGGTATCCGGGGGCGGAGCCTGGAGGCGGCGGTTACATCGCCCAGCGGATTTTCTCGGCGAAGACCGAACGGGACGGCGTTCTCGCCACGCTCTTCTTCCAGGTTGCTCATTACGCGTTGCGCCCGTGGCCATGGATTATCACCGGCCTTGCCACGGTCATCCTTTACCCGAATGCGACCGATAAGGAAGCCACCTATGTCCAGGCATTTGTGGACTATCTACCGAGTCCGTGGCGCGGCCTGCTATTGGCGGGATTCGCGGCTGCTTATATGTCAACGGTCGCGACTCATCTGAACTGGGGTGCATCATACCTGGTCAACGACGTCTACAAGAGATTTTACAAGCCCGGCCAGTCCGAGGCGCATTACGTCAAGGTCGCACGGTTGGCCACGGTGTTCATCTTTGTCGCGTCGATCGCCGTCACCTCACAGCTTTCGTCGGTTGAGCAGGCGTGGAAGTTCCTTCTTGCGATGGGAGCTGGAACTGG is a genomic window of Gemmatimonadaceae bacterium containing:
- a CDS encoding sodium:solute symporter family protein → MTLTAIDWAIIAAYFLVTTVVGLIFTKRGGESLDEYFLSGRSVPWWLAGASMVATTFAADTPLVVTGLVASRGVAGNWLWWSMVMSGMLTVFFFARLWRRANVLTDVEFAEVRYGGEGASFLRGFRAIYLAIPINLIILGWVTRAMIKVLTISLGVSPYVAVGICFVITVVYSTAAGLRAVLWTDLLQFIIMMSAVILLAFFVVDAVGGMGALKTGVIAHFGSEAAAIGVMPVSVTSEGLTAYAWMPLLTLAVFLSVQWWAAWYPGAEPGGGGYIAQRIFSAKTERDGVLATLFFQVAHYALRPWPWIITGLATVILYPNATDKEATYVQAFVDYLPSPWRGLLLAGFAAAYMSTVATHLNWGASYLVNDVYKRFYKPGQSEAHYVKVARLATVFIFVASIAVTSQLSSVEQAWKFLLAMGAGTGLVLILRWYWWRINSWSEISAMVASLITSLIAFQTIPQRFAAGDPNADATIMLVTVAVSTVVWLSVTYLTAPEPDSVLEAFYRRVRPGGAGWSRISQQAGFGREGIAGGALAWTNWIAGVVAVYATLFGIGKLIFGDFVPGMIMLAIAAASFAWIAKSFRQDGSEGSEGGGPDATQNARALSSTPRRP